From Synoicihabitans lomoniglobus, the proteins below share one genomic window:
- the rrtA gene encoding rhombosortase, with protein MKRFPFLTFGLAFTAVLIALIPGATAWLQLDRYAVIHDVQWLRGLTGHLTHFDTDHLTWDVAALLLLGTLAERESRRATAVTLALSAIGISSAVLIFHPQFATYRGLSGLDSALFGLIVARLFTTGWRERHGFTLATAALAAVGFIFKTGFELFANDTVFASSLGYAPVPLAHFVGFTIGSIVATFSARNAIRHNPHPSLNHHGQPALIPCSNPLSS; from the coding sequence ATGAAACGCTTTCCCTTCCTCACCTTCGGCCTCGCATTCACTGCTGTCCTCATCGCGCTCATTCCCGGCGCCACCGCGTGGCTTCAACTCGATCGTTATGCCGTGATTCACGACGTCCAGTGGTTGCGCGGCCTCACCGGCCACCTGACCCATTTCGACACCGATCACCTCACGTGGGATGTCGCCGCCTTGCTCCTGCTCGGCACGCTCGCCGAACGTGAGTCTCGCCGCGCCACCGCCGTCACCCTCGCGTTGTCTGCGATCGGCATCAGCTCGGCCGTGCTGATCTTCCACCCCCAGTTCGCCACCTACCGTGGGCTCTCCGGCCTCGACTCCGCCCTCTTCGGCCTGATCGTCGCCCGTCTCTTTACGACCGGCTGGCGCGAACGCCACGGCTTCACGCTGGCCACCGCTGCCCTCGCCGCCGTGGGGTTCATCTTCAAAACCGGCTTCGAGTTGTTCGCCAACGACACCGTATTCGCCAGCTCACTCGGCTACGCCCCGGTTCCTCTCGCGCACTTCGTCGGCTTCACCATCGGATCAATCGTCGCAACCTTTTCCGCCCGAAATGCCATCCGCCACAACCCGCATCCCTCCTTAAATCACCACGGGCAACCCGCATTGATCCCATGTTCAAACCCCCTTTCTTCGTAG